TATGAAAAAAAACGTATTTTTACTTACAATGGTGGCCGGAGTGCTTCTCATAAGCAGTTGTGCCAGCAAGAAAGATCTGGAGAACTGTCAGAATGAAAACCGCGAATTGACTGCCAATTATCAGAACACGAAGGAAGAACTTGCTGCGAGCAAGGCACGCGTTGCAAGTCTTGAAGAGCAGTTGGCGCAGCAAAAGAAGAATGTTGCAGCATTGCAAAACGCTCTCGATAAGAGTCTTGTGAATGCTAATGCCAATAACATCAATATCTCAAAGCTGGTAGATCAGATCAACGAAAGCAATCAGTATATCCGCCATTTGGTTGAGGTGAAGAGTAAGAGTGACTCTCTCAACATGGTACTTACCAATAACTTGACCCGCTCGTTGAGTCGGGAAGAGATGAAAGAAGTTGATATTAAGGTGCTCAAGGGAGTTGTCTATATCTCTTTGGCCGATAACATGCTCTATAAGAGTGGCAGTTATGAGATCAATGATCGTGCCGAAGAAACGCTTAGAAAGATAGCTAAGATCATCATGGATTATAAGGATTATGACGTACTTATTGAGGGAAATACTGACAATGTGCCTGTCAATACGAAGTCAGCGGCAATGAAGAACATCCGCAACAATTGGGATCTCTCTGCTTTGCGCGCTTCTTCTGTTGTGCAATATCTGCAGGATCGCTTTGGGGTTGCACCGAAACGACTCACTGCCGGAGGCCGAGGAGAATACAATCCTGTTGCTTCCAATGACACGGAATTGGGCAAACAGCGCAACCGCCGTACCCAGATTATCATCACTCCGAAGCTCGATCAGTTCATGGATTTGATTGATAAAGCACCTGAAGAGAAGAAGTAAACCCTGTATTGAGATTTGAATATAAAAAGGAGCAAAGTTGAAACATCAGCTTTGCTCTTTTGTTTTATCCTTTTGTATGGTTTTAATGATGTTCTGTCTGCAGGCAAGTATAACTTTGATAGAAGCTTGCTGCAAGTAAAATTTCCCTCTTTTGGGGAGGGCAGTAGGGGATGTTCTCGCCCTATAGTAACGGACTCAGCAACCTCACAATGCTTTCCCAAAGTCGTAAGAAGAAAGAACGATGTGTGAAATCACGTATTTCTTCGATGTCAACACAATCCTTTTCATCTTTCAAATAGATTTCCTTGATGCGTAAAGCCATGTCTTTATCATAGAAGAAAACATTGCATTCGAAGTTGTTCTCAAAACTTCTGAAGTCGATGTTCGTACTGCCACAAGTGCAGAGATGATCATCACTTACCATCAGTTTTGAATGATTGAAGCCTGCTTTATAAAGGAAAACCTTGGCTCCCGCCTCTACAATCTCACCCAAATATGACTTGCATGCCCACTCCACAAGCTTGGCGTCGCCGTGCATGGGGATTATCAGTCGCACGTCAACTCCCGACAAAGCAGCTGTCCGAATGGCGAAAAGTATGGGTTCGGTAGGCAGGAAATAGGGCGTTTCCATATACACATAATGCTTCGCTTCAATAAGAATGCGCACATAACCTTGCATGATGTCAGGCCATGGTTGAATGGGACTGCTCGTTACAATCTGCGCCAGACAGTTGTTTCTTTCAATGTGTGTATTCTCCGGATAATAGCGGTGGTCGGCCAGCAATGTGCGTGCAACGAAGTACCAATCTATCAGGAATGCACGCTGCATGGAATAGACAACGCTACCTGTGATGCGCATATGGGTGTCGCGCCAAGGCTGTCCTTTAGTGCCTTTTACATAGCGCATAGCGATGTTCATGCCACCGATGAAGCCTGTTTCTCCGTCGATAACGCATATCTTTCGATGGTTACGATAGTTCACCTTGCTTGTCAAAGCCGGGAAACGCACGGGAATAAAGGGCTTCACTTCTATTCCTTCGCGCTTCATTCTATTGAAGAATTTGTCGCGAACATTCCAACAACCTACGTCGTCATAGATAATCCTAACCTCAACCCCTTGCCTCACTTTGTCAATCAACGCATCAGCAATGAGCATGCCGAGCGGGTCGTCATCAAAGATATAAGTATCGATATGGATGTGGTCTTGTGCCCTTCCGATAGTGCGGAGCAGCGCAAGAAAGAAATCACTTCCATGGGTGTAGATGTCTGCATTGTTGTCTTTGAAAGGCAAAGCCATGCTCTGATTGGCAAAAAGATGCATCAACTGGCGTGCGTTTTCAGGCAGATGCAGGTTGCGTTGTTCCGTGAATTCAAGCATACTTCGCTTCGTCAGTTCGTCCAAACTGTGCTGACTGATGAAGTGTTGTCTGCGGTAATTCTGTCCAAAGAAGATATAAATGATGATGCCTACTATCGGGATGAAAGAAAGCACCATGAGCCAAGCTACAGTCTTTGCAGGCTGCCGATTGTCCATCAGAACGGCTATCATGGCCAGTATGACACTGATAGTGTAGATGCTTACTATAATCCAATGCAGATAAGACATTTATTGAAAACCAATCATTTTGTGGGTTTGCAGACTCAGACGCCACTTGGGATGTGACGCTATATAACGGATACAAGCCTGCGTAATGGCCCTGTTCTGAACGTCGTTGCCCACGTCACAGGGTTGCAGATAATAGTAGTCGGCCTCAATTCCGAGGTCATCAACAGGTTTTTGTCCGTCGAAAATGCACTTCAGTTCGTTGCATTCGGTAACAACGACATGCTCTTTCGGCGATATGGTCAGCCAGTCGAGATTGGGCGGGGGCACGTTTGTTCCGTTGGATTCCATGGCTACATAGAAGTCTTCGGCATGCAAGGCATCAATCAGTTTGCTGTCGACTTGCAGCGTGGGTTCGCCTCCGGTGAGCACCACGAAGCCTGCCGTTTTCCATTCTCTGACAGCATCAACGATAGCCTCGGCCGTCATTTCGTGATACAATTTGAAATCAGTATCACAGAAACTGCACTTCAAGTTGCATCCGCTGAAACGGATAAACACTGCTGCACGGCCCGTGTTTCGGCCTTCGCCTTGCAGTGAGTAGAAGATTTCATTGACCTTATACGTCTTCTTCATACGTGGCTATATTTCCATCACTTTCCTGCACAGTGGCCTTATAGCAGGTAGGAATCTGCTCGGTTATCCAGCGTGCAATGTTCTCGGCTGTAGGGTTGAAAGGCAGCACTTTGTTGATATCGGCATGGTCAAGTCGGCCATGAATGAGGCGCTTTACTTCTGAAAAGTCAGCCACCATGCCGTCTTTGTTGAGCTCACGTGCCTTGCAGAACACCGTGATGTGCCAGTTATGACCATGCACATTGCTGCATTTACTCTTGTAAGAGAGGGTCAGATGGTGTGAGGCTGATACCTCGAAACTCTTTTGTATGTAATACATATCCTGTTCTTTTCGGTTAGTCTATACGATAATATTATTGCCCAACTGCTTTGCAAGCGCATTGCGTATGGCCGTCATTTCCTTATATTCGGTCATGAGTGGCATGAGATTGTCAGCCGAAGCCTTGGCAATTTGCTGCTTTAATTCGCGCAGATGCTTCTCAACATACTCCATTCTGAAGTCGAGCATCAAGTGAATGGCACGGTTTCGAAGGCTCTCATTGTCGCTCTTCACTTGCTGACTTTCAGACAGTTTGAACCGTTCTTCGGTCATATGGATAGCTAATTGGCTGATATGAATGTCGTGATGATGCACGAAATAAGGTTCAGTGTCGAACGAACGGTCGTGTCCTTTCTCCACAACTTCTTTCAAAATCTGATTGTAGACAGGGCTTTCGAACGACAAACCATCGGCAGAAAGACAGTAATCAAAGTATTCGGCAATCGATAATTGCAGTGGTTTCCCGTCGCTATCCTCTATGTTCTCGAAGACAACTCGATTGCCATGCTTGATAATCATCTGCAACATGAGCTGCTCTGCCTTGGATTCTATGTTTGCTTGGCTTTGAGATTGAATAGCGCTTTGATTGGCTTGAAGAGGCTGTGGGCCCGTAGCTGTGGGCTGAACTGCCGTAGGAGTCATCGAGCCCGTGGCCTTTCTGTCACGTATCATGTTGTTCATCTGGGTGATAAGTGTGGCTTCATTGATGCCGATACGCTGTGAACAGTCGTGCAGATAGGTATCGCGGAGGATGGGATTCTGCACCATCGAGATGCTCGTGACAATGGAGTTGATAGCCTCCGAGCGCTTCAAGGGGTCGGTTTCATTGTCAAGCAGCAAGGCCGTCTTAAAGCGGATGAAGTCTGTGGCATGTTGTTCGATATAGTCTTTGAACTCTTCTGCCGTGTGTTTTCGTGCGAAACTGTCGGGATCATCATTGTCGGGAAGCAGCAGCACTTTAAGGTTCATGCCCTCTTGAAGCAGCATGTCTGTACCGCGAAGTGCCGCATGAATGCCTGCCGCATCACCGTCATAGAGCAACGTTATGTTGGCGGTGAAGCGGTGAAGTGTATGTATCTGGTGAATGCTCAAGGCCGTTCCGGAGTTTGCAACGACGTTTTCAATGCCGCACTGGTGCATGGAAATCACATCCGTGTAGCCTTCAACCATGTAGACACGGTCTGCTTTTGCAATCGCTTTCTTGGCCTGATAGATGCCGTAAAGCTCATGATCTTTGTGATAGATGTCACTGTCTGGCGAGTTGACATACTTCTGATTGACGCCTTTTGTGCGTGCATCGAGCACGCGACCCCCAAAGCCAACCACCTTGCCGCTTATGCCTATCCAAGGAAAGATGACGCGACCTGAATAGCGATCAACTAATTCTCCGCGCTCATTTCGATAGCAAATGCCGGTCTTCAGCAGGTATTCGTCTTGGAAACCCTTTTGCCGTGCCGTACGTCCGAGCGTCAAACGGTCGGGTAAGTCAAAGCCTAATTTGAACTTTCTGATAATATCATCGCGGAAGCCTCGCGTGCGGAAGTATTGCATCCCAATAGCCACGCCGTCGACATTGTTATGGAGTATGTCTTCAAAATAGCCGGAAGCCCACTCGTTGATGATGAACATGCTTTCGCGTTCGCTTTGCTCTCGTTTCTCATCATCGGTCAGTTCGCGTTCCTTTATCTCTATATGATACTTGTTAGCTAACCAGCGAAGCGCCTCGGGATAGGTCATTTGCTCATGCTCCATGATGAAACTTATGGGATTTCCTCCTTTGCCACAGCCGAAACAATGACAGGTTCCACGGGCCGGAGAAACATAGAAAGACGGTGTCTTCTCATTGTGGAAAGGGCATAATCCCTTATAGTTACTGCCACTTTTTCGCAGCGTAACAAACTCGGAAACAACGTCAACGATGTTTGCAGCGTCTTTGATTCGCTCAACTGTTAGTCTGTCAATCATAGATAAGGCAAAGTTAATAAAAAACGTTGAAACCGCAAAGCGTGGTGCATAACAAAAGAAAATATAATCTCATCAAGGTTTTGTTGCCATGTTTTTCAGATTATCATACTTCTTTACAAAAGCCTTTTCAGGAAGGGCCTTGCCGAAAAATAAAATGCAGGTGGCTTCAAATACGCGAGTTTTAAGGCTTTTAAGCAAAGGCTTGAACATTAGAGATTTAACTCAAGAAAAGCTTTCTTGGAGTTTGTTTTCGTTGTAATTGGGTGCTGATTTGACGCAAATTGTTGGCTGATTTGAGGCAAGTTACACTTCATTTTGACGCATCTTGGCTTACGAAATGCACCATATTGCGGCGTGTTTTGACGCAAATGGCGTGATAAGTCGATTGCTATGGGCAGATGAATAGCTGCAAATGAGTGCAAAATGGGCACTTATGTGACTTCTGTTTTCCTGGAAGGTGTTTCTGAAAGTGGGTGTTTTTTTACGATTTATCTTTACAAAAAGGATTGGATTTTCAAGGAGTAGTGCGGGCTGTTGTTTGTAAATTCACTCACATTTCGGCCTTCATGAACTCATGTTCTTCGTCTTTCGGGATTGCAGCATGCTGTCTGCGGTTTTGCAAAGTGGGAGAAATCATAGAGAAAAAGGATGCTTTTTGTGGTTTCGGCACTGTTTTTGCTGTGTATGACAGCGTATTAATCGTATTGGGATAATAAAGATATGAGAGCAAATATTAAGCGCAATGAACAGCGAAGAGTTGTTGTCGTAGGAGGTGGTCTGGGGGGACTGAAAATGGTTTCGAGTCTCCGTGACACAGACTATCAGGTGGTGTTGGTAGACAAGAACAATTATAATCAGTTTCCACCGCTGATTTATCAGGTGGCTTCGGCTGGTTTGGAGCCGAGCAATATATCGTTTCCTTTTCGTAGATTGTTTCAGGGATGGAAGAACTTTTTCTTTCGAATGGCCGAGGTTGAGCATATTGATACCGAGGAGAAAGCCATTCGCACATCCATCGGAACGATACACTATGACGACTTGGTGCTGGCTGCCGGTGCAACAACCAATTTCTTTGGAAACAAGAATATCGAGGCTTCAGCGTTGCCGATGAAGTCGGTTAGTGAGGCTATGCGGCTGCGCAACACGATTTTGCAGAACCTTGAAAGGGCTGAAACTGAAGACAATGAAGCTTGCAGGCAAGCGTTGATGAACATAGCAATCGTAGGAGGCGGCCCGTCTGGTGTAGAGATTGCCGGTGCATTGGCTGAGATGAAGCGCACCATTCTACCCCGTGATTATCCCGATCTTGATACTTCTTGCATGCGCATCTATCTCATCAATGCAGCTCCACGCCTTTTAGGTGCCATGGCAGAAAAGTCTTCTCGTGAGGCAGAGAAAGCCTTGAAAGAACTCGGAGTGGAGATAATGGCCGGATGTATGGTGACAGATTATGTAGATCATGAATTGATTTTGAAGGATGGAAGTCATCTTCCTGTGGAGACAGTGATATGGGTGAGCGGTATTCGTGCTAACCATATAGACGGTATTCCGACAGATAGTATCGGACGTGGTGGCCGCATCATAACGGATCGTTTCAATCGGGTTAAGGGAATGGAGAATGTCTATGCCATTGGCGATCAATGCTTGATAGAAGGTGATAAGGCCTATCCGCAGGGACATCCACAGTTGGCTCAGGTGGCAATGCAACAGGCAGAGAACTTGGCAATGAACCTGAAACGGCAGGATAAAAACGAGCAGGAGCATCCCTTTTCTTATAGAAATTTAGGCACAATGGCAACCATTGGGCGCAAAAAGGCCGTTGTAGAGATTGGTAGATTGAAGTTTGGAGGCTTCTTTGCCTGGCTTCTCTGGTTGGTTGTTCACTTGCGTTCTATTCTTGGAGTAAGGAATAAAACGATTGTGTTTCTCAATTGGATGTGGAGTTATTTCAATTATAAACAGAGCCTTCGATTGATATTAAAGGCGAAACGCTGATAGCAGTAGCTGTTGAAATGAGGCCGTGAGTCCTTGGTTTCTGATATTGGGATGTCTGTCTAAAGATAGAAGCCAAGGACGCTGTTGACTTGTGTCATTTGATATTCTTCATTTTATGTCAACTCACTTGCATGGGATTGAAGTGATAGTTATAAGCTTCAAGCCCTATTATTCATAGCCTATTGCACGCAAAAACGGGAACCCTTGAATAAGGATTCCCGTTTTGGGGTGGAGGGTGGGACTCGAACCCACGACATTCAGAACCACAATCTGACGCTCTAACCAACTGAACTACATCCACCATGTAATGCGTTTGCTATTGTTGTTTAGCGGGTGCAAAGGTATGAGAAAAGTTTGGATTGACCAAACTTTTCCCTTGTTTTTTTGCTGTTTTTTTATTTGGCAGGTGTTTGAGGAGCCTGTGGTACCTGCTGACTTGCCCCAAATCCCTGGGTATTTGTTGGGTTGGTGGTCTGTGTTTCGGTTGCACTCTTCTCCATAACGCTTTGTTCTGTTGCTGCCTGTGGTGCTACATAAGCACATGCAACACTAAGGATTACCATTGAAACAGCGAGCGCCCATGTTGCTTTTTCTACCACATTGGTCGTCTTGCGAACGCCCATAATGGCATTTGATGATGAGAAGTTTGAGGCCAAACCACCACCTTTTGATTCTTGAATAAGTACGACA
The nucleotide sequence above comes from Segatella oris. Encoded proteins:
- a CDS encoding flagellar motor protein MotB, translated to MKKNVFLLTMVAGVLLISSCASKKDLENCQNENRELTANYQNTKEELAASKARVASLEEQLAQQKKNVAALQNALDKSLVNANANNINISKLVDQINESNQYIRHLVEVKSKSDSLNMVLTNNLTRSLSREEMKEVDIKVLKGVVYISLADNMLYKSGSYEINDRAEETLRKIAKIIMDYKDYDVLIEGNTDNVPVNTKSAAMKNIRNNWDLSALRASSVVQYLQDRFGVAPKRLTAGGRGEYNPVASNDTELGKQRNRRTQIIITPKLDQFMDLIDKAPEEKK
- the cls gene encoding cardiolipin synthase, producing the protein MSYLHWIIVSIYTISVILAMIAVLMDNRQPAKTVAWLMVLSFIPIVGIIIYIFFGQNYRRQHFISQHSLDELTKRSMLEFTEQRNLHLPENARQLMHLFANQSMALPFKDNNADIYTHGSDFFLALLRTIGRAQDHIHIDTYIFDDDPLGMLIADALIDKVRQGVEVRIIYDDVGCWNVRDKFFNRMKREGIEVKPFIPVRFPALTSKVNYRNHRKICVIDGETGFIGGMNIAMRYVKGTKGQPWRDTHMRITGSVVYSMQRAFLIDWYFVARTLLADHRYYPENTHIERNNCLAQIVTSSPIQPWPDIMQGYVRILIEAKHYVYMETPYFLPTEPILFAIRTAALSGVDVRLIIPMHGDAKLVEWACKSYLGEIVEAGAKVFLYKAGFNHSKLMVSDDHLCTCGSTNIDFRSFENNFECNVFFYDKDMALRIKEIYLKDEKDCVDIEEIRDFTHRSFFLRLWESIVRLLSPLL
- a CDS encoding 7-carboxy-7-deazaguanine synthase QueE — protein: MKKTYKVNEIFYSLQGEGRNTGRAAVFIRFSGCNLKCSFCDTDFKLYHEMTAEAIVDAVREWKTAGFVVLTGGEPTLQVDSKLIDALHAEDFYVAMESNGTNVPPPNLDWLTISPKEHVVVTECNELKCIFDGQKPVDDLGIEADYYYLQPCDVGNDVQNRAITQACIRYIASHPKWRLSLQTHKMIGFQ
- a CDS encoding 6-pyruvoyl trahydropterin synthase family protein; this translates as MYYIQKSFEVSASHHLTLSYKSKCSNVHGHNWHITVFCKARELNKDGMVADFSEVKRLIHGRLDHADINKVLPFNPTAENIARWITEQIPTCYKATVQESDGNIATYEEDV
- the dnaG gene encoding DNA primase, with protein sequence MIDRLTVERIKDAANIVDVVSEFVTLRKSGSNYKGLCPFHNEKTPSFYVSPARGTCHCFGCGKGGNPISFIMEHEQMTYPEALRWLANKYHIEIKERELTDDEKREQSERESMFIINEWASGYFEDILHNNVDGVAIGMQYFRTRGFRDDIIRKFKLGFDLPDRLTLGRTARQKGFQDEYLLKTGICYRNERGELVDRYSGRVIFPWIGISGKVVGFGGRVLDARTKGVNQKYVNSPDSDIYHKDHELYGIYQAKKAIAKADRVYMVEGYTDVISMHQCGIENVVANSGTALSIHQIHTLHRFTANITLLYDGDAAGIHAALRGTDMLLQEGMNLKVLLLPDNDDPDSFARKHTAEEFKDYIEQHATDFIRFKTALLLDNETDPLKRSEAINSIVTSISMVQNPILRDTYLHDCSQRIGINEATLITQMNNMIRDRKATGSMTPTAVQPTATGPQPLQANQSAIQSQSQANIESKAEQLMLQMIIKHGNRVVFENIEDSDGKPLQLSIAEYFDYCLSADGLSFESPVYNQILKEVVEKGHDRSFDTEPYFVHHHDIHISQLAIHMTEERFKLSESQQVKSDNESLRNRAIHLMLDFRMEYVEKHLRELKQQIAKASADNLMPLMTEYKEMTAIRNALAKQLGNNIIV
- a CDS encoding NAD(P)/FAD-dependent oxidoreductase; protein product: MRANIKRNEQRRVVVVGGGLGGLKMVSSLRDTDYQVVLVDKNNYNQFPPLIYQVASAGLEPSNISFPFRRLFQGWKNFFFRMAEVEHIDTEEKAIRTSIGTIHYDDLVLAAGATTNFFGNKNIEASALPMKSVSEAMRLRNTILQNLERAETEDNEACRQALMNIAIVGGGPSGVEIAGALAEMKRTILPRDYPDLDTSCMRIYLINAAPRLLGAMAEKSSREAEKALKELGVEIMAGCMVTDYVDHELILKDGSHLPVETVIWVSGIRANHIDGIPTDSIGRGGRIITDRFNRVKGMENVYAIGDQCLIEGDKAYPQGHPQLAQVAMQQAENLAMNLKRQDKNEQEHPFSYRNLGTMATIGRKKAVVEIGRLKFGGFFAWLLWLVVHLRSILGVRNKTIVFLNWMWSYFNYKQSLRLILKAKR
- the secG gene encoding preprotein translocase subunit SecG; protein product: MIYTLFVVLIVLAAILMVLVVLIQESKGGGLASNFSSSNAIMGVRKTTNVVEKATWALAVSMVILSVACAYVAPQAATEQSVMEKSATETQTTNPTNTQGFGASQQVPQAPQTPAK